The Myxococcota bacterium sequence TGGCTCGAGGTGCTCGCGCAGCGCGTCGGGCCCGAGGGCCGGATCGTCGGCGTGGACCTGGAGGAGACCCCGGCGCTCGCGGCGCCGCAGGTCACGGTGCTCACCGCCGACTTCACGGCGCCCGAGGCGCTGGAGACGCTGCGCGCCGCGCTCGGCCGGCCCGCCGACGCCGTCTTGTGCGACGCCGCCCCCAAGCTGACGGGCGTGCGCGACGTGGACCTGGCCGCGATCGAGGAGCTCTACCAGGCGGCGCTCGGCCTGGCCGAGTCACTCCTCGGGCCGCGCGGCTTCCTGGTCGTGAAGGGCTTCCCCGGCCAGGAGAGCGACCTGTTCCGCAAGGAGCTCCGGCGCAAGTTCGCGTCGGTGACGGAGGTGCGACCGGAGGGGAAACGCACCACCTCGAAAGAGTTCTACTGGGTGTGCCACACGCGCCGCCCGTGAGTTCCGCCTAAAGTGAACGGCCTCCGCTCTCCGATGCGCGCGTCAGTCATTGCTGCCATCGGGGGGAGGAGTCATGACTTTGGGTCGTCGGGTTGCGGTTCTTCTGGTCGCCATCGCCAGCTTCGCGCTCTCGGAGCTCGCGCGCGCGGATGCGATCGCGGTCGACTACTGGGTGAGCCGCAAGGACTTCAAGAAGACCCTGGCCAGCGACTCACTCGACTTCCAGCTCTACAGCGACGCGGCGTGCACGGTCCCGCTGGACGAGGTCACGCTCGACGCGAACGATCCCAACGTCAGCTACGTCCAGGACAAGCTCTCGAAGCCCAAGAAGGGCGTCTCGCCGGCGAAGTCACTGCGCATCCACGCGCTGCTCGACGTGACGCTGACCGAGACCGCGCCCTACCTGAAGGTCGTGGGAAACGGCATCACTCCGACGGGCGGTGACTGCCAGATCCAGCCGATGTCTCACGCAGGTGAGTCCGGCCCGCCCGGCCCCCAGGGCGATCCCGGCCCGCAGGGCGACCCGGGCGCGCAGGGTCCCGCGGGCGCTGCCGGCGCCGCGGGCGCGGCGGGTGCGCAAGGTCCGCAGGGTGACCCGGGCCCGCAGGGACCGCAGGGCGCGCCGGGTCCGCAGGGCGCGACGGGCGCGACCGGCGCGCAGGGTGCGCAGGGTGACCCGGGCCCGCAGGGTCCGCAGGGCGCCGCCGGTCCACAGGGCGCGACCGGCGCGACCGGCGCGACGGGTGCCACGGGCGCGACGGGTGCCACGGGTGCGACGGGCGCACAGGGCCCGCAAGGTGACCCGGGTCCGCAGGGCGCGCCGGGTGCCCAGGGTCCGCAGGGTGCAACGGGCGCGACCGGTGCAACGGGCGCGACGGGCGCGCAGGGTCCGCAGGGCGACCCCGGCCCGCAGGGTGCTCCGGGCGCTGCCGGTGCGCAGGGTCCGCAGGGCGATCCCGGCCCGCAAGGTGTCCCCGGTGCTCCCGGCCTCCCGGGCGCGCCAGGCGCGAATGGTGCGCAGGGTCCGCAGGGTGACCCCGGTCCGCAGGGCATTCAGGGTGTCCAGGGTGACCCCGGCCCGCAGGGTGACCCGGGACCGAGCAACCTGATCCTCGGCGGCGGCAGCCGGAACTCGGCCATCGGGAACGGCAGCAACAACTGGATCCCGCTCTACGAGGGTGTGCTCCAGACGACGGAGCTTCCTGCGCAGCAAGTGCTGCCGATCGCGGGCACGATCTCGAGCTTCTACGTGCGACTGAGTGGCTCGCCGAGCGCTGGCCGTTCCTACGCGTTCACGGTGCGCATCAACGGGGCAGACACTGCGGTGACCTGCACGATCGCCGACACGAACTCGACCTGCTCGGACACGACTCACTCCGTCGCCGTCTCGGCGGGCGCGCTGATCGCCATCCACGCGGTGGGCACGGGCAATCCGACCGGGCGCACGATGGTCTGGAGCGCGGTCTTCTCGCAGTAACCGGTCAGGGCCGGAGCCACGCGAAGCCCGCGCGCAGCGCCTCGTGGCCGCCGCGCTCGAGGATCTCGCCGTGCGCCACGCTCACGCGGTCGAAGTCCCAGGCCAGGATGCGGTCGATCGATGCGCGCATCGCGCTCGCGTCTCTCATGATGGCCAGGCGGAAGATGCGCGAGGGGCCGAAGCGCCCGTAGGCCCCGTTCACGCGCATGAGCCAGCGCGTCAGGGGATTCCCGGACGCGCGCACGTTGAAGCACAGGTCGAGACACAGGAGCGTCCGGCTCGCGCGGTGCAGGAACACGACCTCGTTCAAGCGCGGCGCTCCGCGCGTGGCGATCTGTTCCAGGTCGGCCGCCCAGAGCGCGGGCGCCGCGTCGCCGAGCACCTCGTCGACGCGCACGTTGCCGAGCTTCTCGCGCAGCCCCGGGGCGGCGTACACGGGCGCCTGCGGCCAGGCGGCCAGGTTGTCGGCCAGGAACAGGTGGTGCAGCAGGTTCGGCGCCACCAGCGCGCGCACCGGACCCAGTGAGTCGATCTGGCGCCGCACCGGATCGGACAGCGGGCCGGGGGCGTGGACGAGGACGCCGCCGCCGGTGAGTCGCACCAGCACGCAGCGGGTCCCGAGCTCGACCCCGCCGGGCATGGCGAAGCGGTGGTCGATCGCGATCAGGTCGCGGTGCAGCTCGCGGATGCGCGGCTCGTCCATGGGGCCGTTAGCCTAGGCGTAGAATCTCGCGCATGGAAGAGCGCGAGATCGAGCTTTCGTCCGGGAAGACACACGTGCAGATCGCCGGGTCGGGCCAGCCATTCGTGTGGACGCACGGCTTCACGTCGTCGATCGCGGGCGAGGACGCGCTGGGCATGGACGCCCTGTTCCGCGACCTGCCCGGCACGCGGGTCGTGCGCTACGACGCGCGCGGCCACGGCCGCTCGGCGCCGGCGCGCGACGTCGCGGCGGGCGCCTGGTCCGCGCTCGCGAGCGACTTGCTCGAGCTCTCGGGGGCGCTCGGGCTCGAGCGCCCGGTCGCGGGCGGCGCCTCGATGGGCACGGCGACGACGCTGCACGCCGCGGTGCGCGCGCCCGGCGCGTTCCAAGCGCTCGTGCTCGTGGTGCCGCCCACGGCCTGGGAGACGCGCAAGGCGCAGGCGGACTTGTATCTCGCGGGCGCCGGGCTGGTCGAGGCGCGCGGCGTCGAAGCCTACGTCGAGATCACGCGCGAGGCGCTGCAGAGCCGCCTCATGCCCGGACTCACTCCCGAGCTGCAGGAGCGCATACTGGCGGACATGCGCGCCAGGAAGGCGGAGGATCTGGCGCGCATGCTGCGCGGCGCCGCCGCGAGTGACTTACCCGACCCGGCCGCGCTGCGCGGGCTCGGCATGCCGGTGCTGGTGCTCGCGATCGAGGGCGATGCCGGTCACCCGCTCTCCACCGCCGAGCGCCTGGTCGAGCTTTTGCCGAACGCCGAGCTGCGCGTCGTGGCGGACATGGCGGCGCTCGCCTCCGCGCGCGGCGACCTCGCGCGCTTCCTGACCGCGCCCGGCGCGCGCTGGGGCCGCGTACGCGCCGACGAGATCGACGTCTACTCACCCGACCGTTACGCGCGCGGCGCGCCCTACGCCGACTTCGCGCGCCT is a genomic window containing:
- a CDS encoding DUF4336 domain-containing protein; translation: MDEPRIRELHRDLIAIDHRFAMPGGVELGTRCVLVRLTGGGVLVHAPGPLSDPVRRQIDSLGPVRALVAPNLLHHLFLADNLAAWPQAPVYAAPGLREKLGNVRVDEVLGDAAPALWAADLEQIATRGAPRLNEVVFLHRASRTLLCLDLCFNVRASGNPLTRWLMRVNGAYGRFGPSRIFRLAIMRDASAMRASIDRILAWDFDRVSVAHGEILERGGHEALRAGFAWLRP
- a CDS encoding RlmE family RNA methyltransferase, producing MRRRVRAHPPDREGLAPTARYDRKDAFYRRAKDEGRRSRAAFKLEDLLRRAPPLARNSAVLDLGCWPGGWLEVLAQRVGPEGRIVGVDLEETPALAAPQVTVLTADFTAPEALETLRAALGRPADAVLCDAAPKLTGVRDVDLAAIEELYQAALGLAESLLGPRGFLVVKGFPGQESDLFRKELRRKFASVTEVRPEGKRTTSKEFYWVCHTRRP